One window from the genome of Epinephelus fuscoguttatus linkage group LG3, E.fuscoguttatus.final_Chr_v1 encodes:
- the LOC125884505 gene encoding myosin-10 isoform X2 codes for MSQRSGQEDPERYLFVDRAVVYNPAAQADWTAKRLVWIPSERNGFEAASIREERGDEVVVELAENGKKAVVNKDDIQKMNPPKFSKVEDMAELTCLNEASVLHNLKDRYYSGLIYTYSGLFCVVINPYKNLPIYSENIIEMYRGKKRHEMPPHIYAISESAYRCMLQDREDQSILCTGESGAGKTENTKKVIQYLAHVASSHKGRKDHSIPPESPKPVKLQSGPLFYGELERQLLQANPILESFGNAKTVKNDNSSRFGKFIRINFDVTGYIVGANIETYLLEKSRAIRQAKDERTFHIFYQLLAGAGEHLKSDLLLEGFNNYRFLSNGNIPIPGQQDKDNFQETMEAMHIMSFGHEEILAMLKVVSSVLQFGNINFKKERNSDQASMPDNTAAQKLCHLLGMNVMEFTRAILSPRIKVGRDYVQKAQTKEQADFAVEALAKATYERLFRWLVHRINKALDRTKRQGASFIGILDIAGFEIFQLNSFEQLCINYTNEKLQQLFNHTMFILEQEEYQREGIEWSFIDFGLDLQPCIDLIERPANPPGVLALLDEECWFPKATDKTFVDKLIQEQGTHPKFQRPRQLKDKADFCIIHYAGRVDYKADEWLMKNMDPLNDNVATLLHQSTDKFVAELWKDVDRIVGLDQVAGMNETAFGATYKTKKGMFRTVGQLYKESLTKLMATLRNTNPNFVRCIIPNHEKRAGKLEPHLVLDQLRCNGVLEGIRICRQGFPNRIVFQEFRQRYEILTPNAIPKGFMDGKQACERMIRALELDPNLFRIGQSKIFFRTGVLAHLEEERDLKITDIIIYFQSVCRGYLARKAFAKKQQQLSALKVLQRNCAAYLKLRHWQWWRLFTKVKPLLQVTRQEEELQAKDEELVKVKERQLKVENELVEMERKHQQLVEEKNILAEQLHAETELFAEAEEMRVRLLSRKQELEEILHDLESRVEEEEERNQSLQNEKKKMQSHIQDLEEQLDEEEAARQKLQLDKVTAEAKIKKMEEDILLLEDQNSKFLKEKKLLEDRIGEMTSQLTEEEEKAKNLGKVKNKQELMMVDLEERLKKEEKTRQELEKAKRKLDAETTDLQDQIVELQAQIEELKIQLSKKEEELQAALARSDEETVQKNNALKQIRELQAHLAELQEDLESEKMCRSKAEKLKRDLSEELEALKTELEDTLDTTAAQQELRSKREQEVAELKKAIDEETKNHEAQIQDMRQRHATALEELAEQLEQAKRFKANLEKNKQSLESDNKELACDVKSLQQAKTESEHKRKKLEGQLQEFMSRVTEVDRVKGELAERSLKLQTELDNASALLEEAEKKSLKLAKEVDKLNSKLQDSEELRQEETRQKLNLSSQIRQLEMEKNTLLEQQEEEEEARRNLEKQLQTVHSQLFETKKKLEEDMGSMEGLEEVKRKLQKDVELTNQRLEEKTMAMDKMEKTKNRLQQELDDLMVDLDHQRQIVSNLEKKQKKFDQLLAEEKTISARYAEERDRAEAEAREKDTKALSMARALEEALEAKEELERFNKQLRAEMEDLMSSKDDVGKNVHELEKSKRTLEQQVEEMRTQLEELEDELQATEDAKLRLEVNMQAMKAQFDRDLQARDEQGEEKKRALVKQVREMEAELEDERKQRTLAVAAKKKLEMDLNELEGQIEAANKGRDEAVKQLRKLQAQMKDYQRELEEARASRDEIFTQSKENEKKLKSLEAEILQLQEDHAASERARRHAEQERDELADEISNSASGKSSLLEEKRRLEARIAQLEEELEEEQGNMELLNDRFRKTNIQVENLNTELAGERSTAQKSENARQQMERQNKDLKAKLAELEGTVKSKFKASITALEAKILQLEEQLEQEGKERAAANKIVRRTEKKLKEVMMQVEDERRHADQYKEQMEKANSRMKQLKRQLEEAEEEATRANATRRKLQRELDDATEASEGLTREVNSLKNRLRRGGPVSSFSSSRSGRRNLNLDGASVDMSDDDADSRAGDFNETQTANAE; via the exons AGGTGAGTCAGGAGCTGGCaagacagaaaatacaaaaaaggtcATTCAGTACCTGGCACACGTTGCCTCCTCCCACAAAGGAAGAAAAGACCACAGCATTCCT CCAGAATCACCCAAACCAGTGAAACTACAG AGTGGACCCCTGTTTTAT gGTGAATTAGAACGTCAGCTTTTACAAGCCAACCCCATCCTTGAATCTTTTGGGAACGCTAAGACAGTGAAAAATGACAACTCGTCACGTTTT GGGAAATTTATCCGTATCAACTTTGATGTTACCGGATACATCGTTGGAGCCAATATTGAAACCT ACTTACTGGAGAAATCCAGAGCTATTCGTCAAGCCAAAGATGAGCGCACCTTCCACATCTTCTaccagctgctggctggagCGGGAGAGCACCTCAAAT CGGACCTGCTTTTGGAAGGATTCAACAACTACCGTTTCCTGTCTAACGGTAACATCCCAATCCCGGGCCAGcaggacaaagacaacttcCAGGAGACCATGGAGGCCATGCACATCATGAGCTTTGGCCATGAGGAGATTCTGG CCATGCTGAAAGTGGTGTCCTCAGTGCTTCAGTTTGGTAACATTAACTTTAAGAAGGAGAGGAACTCTGACCAAGCCTCTATGCCTGATAATACTG CTGCTCAGAAGCTGTGTCATCTGCTGGGTATGAATGTAATGGAGTTTACCAGAGCCATCCTGTCCCCGAGGATCAAAGTGGGAAGAGACTACGTGCAGAAAGCACAGACTAAAGAGCAG gCTGACTTTGCAGTCGAGGCGTTGGCTAAAGCGACATATGAGCGTCTGTTCCGCTGGTTGGTCCATCGCATTAACAAAGCTCTGGACAGAACCAAACGGCAGGGTGCCTCCTTCATCGGCATCCTGGACATTGCGGGTTTTGAGATTTTCCAG TTGAACTCATTTGAGCAGCTGTGTATTAACTACACCAAtgagaagctgcagcagctcttcAACCACACCATGTTCATCCTGGAGCAGGAGGAGTACCAGAGGGAGGGCATCGAGTGGAGTTTCATCGACTTCGGTCTTGACCTGCAGCCCTGCATCGACCTCATTGAGAGGCCG GCAAACCCTCCCGGGGTGTTGGCTCTTCTGGATGAAGAGTGCTGGTTCCCCAAGGCCACAGACAAAACCTTTGTAGACAAGCTGATCCAAGAGCAGGGCACACACCCCAAGTTCCAGAGGCCCCGCCAGCTCAAAGACAAGGCCGACTTCTGCATCATCCACTATGCCGGCAGG GTTGACTACAAGGCAGATGAGTGGCTGATGAAGAACATGGACCCCCTGAATGACAATGTGGCCACACTTCTACACCAGTCAACTGACAAGTTTGTGGCTGAACTTTGGAAAGATG TGGACCGTATCGTGGGCCTGGACCAGGTGGCAGGGATGAACGAGACAGCCTTTGGTGCcacctacaaaacaaaaaagggcaTGTTTCGTACAGTGGGACAGCTCTACAAGGAGTCACTCACCAAGCTCATGGCCACACTGAGGAACACCAACCCCAACTTTGTGCGCTGCATCATCCCCAACCACGAGAAAAGA GCTGGTAAACTGGAGCCTCACCTGGTCCTGGACCAGCTGAGGTGTAATGGAGTCCTAGAGGGGATTCGCATCTGCAGACAGGGTTTCCCCAACCGCATCGTCTTCCAGGAATTCAGACAGAG ATATGAGATCCTGACACCTAACGCTATCCCCAAAGGATTCATGGATGGGAAACAAGCCTGTGAGAGAATG ATCCGAGCCCTGGAGCTGGACCCCAACCTGTTTCGTATCGGTCAGAGTAAGATCTTTTTCAGAACCGGGGTTCTGGCTcacctggaggaggagagagatctGAAGATCACTGACATCATCATCTACTTCCAGTCTGTTTGCCGTGGATACTTGGCACGCAA GGCCTTTGctaagaagcagcagcagctgagtgCTCTGAAGGTCCTCCAGAGGAACTGCGCTGCTTACCTGAAGCTGCGACACTGGCAGTGGTGGCGGCTCTTCACCAAG gtgaaGCCTCTGCTGCAGGTCaccaggcaggaggaggagctgcaaGCCAAAGATGAGGAGCTGGTGAAGGTCAAGGAGAGACAGCTCAAGGTGGAGAATGAGCTCgtggagatggagaggaaaCACCAACAG CTCGTAGAGGAGAAGAATATTCTAGCAGAACAACTCCACGCAGAGACGGAGCTGTTTGCCGAGGCCGAGGAGATGAGAGTTCGCCTGCTCTCCAGGAagcaggagctggaggagatcCTTCATGACCTGGAGTcgagggtggaggaggaggaggagaggaaccAGAGCCTGCAGAACgagaagaagaagatgcagTCACACATCCAG gacCTGGAGGAGCAGCTCGATGAGGAGGAAGCTGCAAGACAGAAGCTGCAGCTGGATAAAGTGACAGCCGAGGCGAAGATCAAGAAAATGGAGGAGGACATTCTCCTGCTGGAGGACCAAAACTCCAAGTTCCTTAAG GAGAAAAAGCTTTTGGAGGACAGGATCGGTGAGATGACCTCCCAGCtgacagaagaggaggagaaagcaaAGAACCTCGGCAAGGTCAAGAACAAGCAGGAGCTGATGATGGTTGACCTGGAAG AGCGATtaaagaaggaggagaaaacGCGGCAGGAGCTGGAGAAGGctaaacgcaaactggatgCTGAGACGACTGACCTGCAGGACCAGATTGTTGAGCTCCAGGCCCAAATAGAGGAGCTGAAGATCCAACTGAgcaagaaggaggaggagctgcaggcTGCTCTGGCCAG GAGTGATGAGGAGACCGTCCAGAAGAACAACGCCTTGAAGCAGATTCGGGAGCTGCAGGCCCATCTGGCTGAGCTTCAGGAGGACCTGGAGTCAGAGAAGATGTGTCGAAGTAAAGCTGAGAAATTAAAGAGGGATCTGAGTGAGGAGCTTGAGGCCCTGAAGACAGAGCTCGAGGACACTTTGGATACCACCGCAGCCCAGCAGGAGCTCCG GTCCAAGCGAGAGCAAGAGGTGGCAGAGCTGAAGAAGGCCATCGATGAGGAGACCAAAAACCATGAGGCTCAGATCCAGGATATGAGACAGAGGCACGCCACAGCGCTGGAAGAGCTAGCCGAACAGCTGGAACAGGCCAAGAGG TTCAAGGCCAACCTGGAGAAGAACAAGCAGAGTCTGGAGAGCGACAACAAAGAGCTGGCCTGTGATGTGAAGAGCCTGCAGCAGGCGAAGACAGAGTCTGAACATAAGAGGAAGAAACTGGAGGGCCAGCTGCAGGAGTTTATGTCCAGGGTCACTGAGGTAGACAGGGTCAAGGGAGAGCTGGCCGAACGCTCACTCAAACTACAG ACGGAGCTGGACAATGCATCTGCTTTgctggaggaggcagagaagaagagcctGAAACTGGCCAAGGAAGTCGACAAACTGAACAGCAAACTGCAGGACTCAGAG GAGCTGCGCCAGGAGGAGACGCGTCAAAAGCTGAACCTGAGCAGCCAAATCCGCCAGCTGGAGATGGAGAAGAACACCTTgctggagcagcaggaggaggaagaagaggcaCGACGCAACCTGGAGAAACAGCTGCAGACGGTGCACTCTCAG CTCTTTGAGACAAAGAAGAAGCTTGAGGAGGACATGGGCTCAATGGAGGGCCTGGAGGAGGTGAAGAGAAAACTCCAGAAGGACGTAGAGCTGACCAACCAGCGTCTGGAAGAGAAGACAATGGCCATGGACAAAATGGAGAAGACCAAGAACCGGCTGCAGCAGGAGCTGGACGACCTGATGGTTGACCTGGACCACCAGAGACAGATCGTCTCcaacctggaaaaaaaacaaaagaagtttGACCAG CTGCTGGCTGAAGAGAAGACCATCTCAGCTCGTTATGCTGAGGAGCGTGACCGTGCAGAGGCTGAGGCCAGAGAGAAGGACACCAAGGCTCTGTCTATGGCCAGAGCTCTGGAAGAGGCCTTGGAGGCCAAAGAAGAACTGGAGAGGTTTAACAAGCAGCTCCGTGCTGAGATGGAGGACCTGATGAGCTCCAAGGATGACGTGGGGAAGAAC GTCCATGAGCTGGAGAAGTCCAAGCGAACACTGGAGCAGCAGGTGGAGGAGATGAGAACtcagctggaggagctggaggacgaACTGCAGGCCACAGAGGACGCCAAACTGCGTCTGGAGGTCAACATGCAGGCCATGAAGGCTCAGTTTGACCGAGACCTGCAGGCCAGAGACGAGcagggagaggagaaaaagagggcGCTTGTCAAACAG GTGCGTGAGATGGAGGCAGAGCTGGAAGACGAGAGGAAGCAGAGAACTCTGGCCGTTGCTGCCAAGAAGAAGCTGGAGATGGACCTGAACGAGCTGGAGGGACAGATTGAAGCCGCAAACAAAGGCAGGGACGAGGCTGTCAAACAACTCAGAAAACTCCAG GCTCAGATGAAGGACTATCAGAGGGAGCTGGAAGAGGCCAGAGCCTCCAGGGATGAGATCTTCACCCAGTCCAAGGAGAACGAGAAGAAACTCAAGAGCCTAGAGGCTGAAATCCTGCAGCTACAGGAG GACCACGCAGCATCAGAGAGGGCCCGTCGACATGCTGAACAGGAGAGGGACGAGCTGGCTGATGAGATCTCCAACAGTGCTTCTGGAAA GTCGTCGCTGCTGGAAGAAAAGAGGAGGCTGGAGGCTCGTATTgcccagctggaggaggagctggaggaggagcagggcaACATGGAGCTGCTCAATGACCGTTTCAGAAAGACCAACATCCAG GTTGAAAACCTGAACACAGAGTTGGCCGGAGAACGCAGCACTGCACAAAAGAGTGAGAATGCTCGGCAACAGATGGAGCGGCAGAACAAG GACTTGAAAGCCAAGCTGGCAGAGCTGGAGGGGACGGTCAAGTCAAAGTTTAAGGCATCCATCACTGCCCTGGAGGCCAAGATCCTGCAGCTGGAGGAGCAGCTGGAGCAGGAAGGAAA ggagagagcagcagccaacaaGATCGTCCGTCGCACAGAGAAGAAACTGAAGGAGGTGATGATGCAGGTGGAGGACGAGCGTCGTCACGCCGACCAGTATAAGGAGCAG ATGGAGAAAGCCAACTCTCGTATGAAGCAGCTGAAGCGTCagctggaggaggcagaggaggaggccaCCAGGGCCAACGCCACCCGACGGAAGCTGCAGAGGGAGCTAGATGACGCCACAGAGGCCAGTGAGGGTCTCACCCGGGAGGTCAACTCACTCAAGAACCGCCTCAG GCGCGGTGGTCCAGTCAGCAGCTTCTCCTCCAGCCGCTCAGGCCGACGCAACCTCAATCTGGACGGTGCTTCTGTCGACATGTCAGACGATGACGCCGACAGCCGTGCCGGTGACTTCAACGAGACACAAACCGCTAACGCCGAGTAA
- the LOC125884505 gene encoding myosin-10 isoform X4 produces the protein MSQRSGQEDPERYLFVDRAVVYNPAAQADWTAKRLVWIPSERNGFEAASIREERGDEVVVELAENGKKAVVNKDDIQKMNPPKFSKVEDMAELTCLNEASVLHNLKDRYYSGLIYTYSGLFCVVINPYKNLPIYSENIIEMYRGKKRHEMPPHIYAISESAYRCMLQDREDQSILCTGESGAGKTENTKKVIQYLAHVASSHKGRKDHSIPPESPKPVKLQGELERQLLQANPILESFGNAKTVKNDNSSRFGKFIRINFDVTGYIVGANIETYLLEKSRAIRQAKDERTFHIFYQLLAGAGEHLKSDLLLEGFNNYRFLSNGNIPIPGQQDKDNFQETMEAMHIMSFGHEEILAMLKVVSSVLQFGNINFKKERNSDQASMPDNTAAQKLCHLLGMNVMEFTRAILSPRIKVGRDYVQKAQTKEQADFAVEALAKATYERLFRWLVHRINKALDRTKRQGASFIGILDIAGFEIFQLNSFEQLCINYTNEKLQQLFNHTMFILEQEEYQREGIEWSFIDFGLDLQPCIDLIERPANPPGVLALLDEECWFPKATDKTFVDKLIQEQGTHPKFQRPRQLKDKADFCIIHYAGRVDYKADEWLMKNMDPLNDNVATLLHQSTDKFVAELWKDVDRIVGLDQVAGMNETAFGATYKTKKGMFRTVGQLYKESLTKLMATLRNTNPNFVRCIIPNHEKRAGKLEPHLVLDQLRCNGVLEGIRICRQGFPNRIVFQEFRQRYEILTPNAIPKGFMDGKQACERMIRALELDPNLFRIGQSKIFFRTGVLAHLEEERDLKITDIIIYFQSVCRGYLARKAFAKKQQQLSALKVLQRNCAAYLKLRHWQWWRLFTKVKPLLQVTRQEEELQAKDEELVKVKERQLKVENELVEMERKHQQLVEEKNILAEQLHAETELFAEAEEMRVRLLSRKQELEEILHDLESRVEEEEERNQSLQNEKKKMQSHIQDLEEQLDEEEAARQKLQLDKVTAEAKIKKMEEDILLLEDQNSKFLKEKKLLEDRIGEMTSQLTEEEEKAKNLGKVKNKQELMMVDLEERLKKEEKTRQELEKAKRKLDAETTDLQDQIVELQAQIEELKIQLSKKEEELQAALARSDEETVQKNNALKQIRELQAHLAELQEDLESEKMCRSKAEKLKRDLSEELEALKTELEDTLDTTAAQQELRSKREQEVAELKKAIDEETKNHEAQIQDMRQRHATALEELAEQLEQAKRFKANLEKNKQSLESDNKELACDVKSLQQAKTESEHKRKKLEGQLQEFMSRVTEVDRVKGELAERSLKLQTELDNASALLEEAEKKSLKLAKEVDKLNSKLQDSEELRQEETRQKLNLSSQIRQLEMEKNTLLEQQEEEEEARRNLEKQLQTVHSQLFETKKKLEEDMGSMEGLEEVKRKLQKDVELTNQRLEEKTMAMDKMEKTKNRLQQELDDLMVDLDHQRQIVSNLEKKQKKFDQLLAEEKTISARYAEERDRAEAEAREKDTKALSMARALEEALEAKEELERFNKQLRAEMEDLMSSKDDVGKNVHELEKSKRTLEQQVEEMRTQLEELEDELQATEDAKLRLEVNMQAMKAQFDRDLQARDEQGEEKKRALVKQVREMEAELEDERKQRTLAVAAKKKLEMDLNELEGQIEAANKGRDEAVKQLRKLQAQMKDYQRELEEARASRDEIFTQSKENEKKLKSLEAEILQLQEDHAASERARRHAEQERDELADEISNSASGKSSLLEEKRRLEARIAQLEEELEEEQGNMELLNDRFRKTNIQVENLNTELAGERSTAQKSENARQQMERQNKDLKAKLAELEGTVKSKFKASITALEAKILQLEEQLEQEGKERAAANKIVRRTEKKLKEVMMQVEDERRHADQYKEQMEKANSRMKQLKRQLEEAEEEATRANATRRKLQRELDDATEASEGLTREVNSLKNRLRRGGPVSSFSSSRSGRRNLNLDGASVDMSDDDADSRAGDFNETQTANAE, from the exons AGGTGAGTCAGGAGCTGGCaagacagaaaatacaaaaaaggtcATTCAGTACCTGGCACACGTTGCCTCCTCCCACAAAGGAAGAAAAGACCACAGCATTCCT CCAGAATCACCCAAACCAGTGAAACTACAG gGTGAATTAGAACGTCAGCTTTTACAAGCCAACCCCATCCTTGAATCTTTTGGGAACGCTAAGACAGTGAAAAATGACAACTCGTCACGTTTT GGGAAATTTATCCGTATCAACTTTGATGTTACCGGATACATCGTTGGAGCCAATATTGAAACCT ACTTACTGGAGAAATCCAGAGCTATTCGTCAAGCCAAAGATGAGCGCACCTTCCACATCTTCTaccagctgctggctggagCGGGAGAGCACCTCAAAT CGGACCTGCTTTTGGAAGGATTCAACAACTACCGTTTCCTGTCTAACGGTAACATCCCAATCCCGGGCCAGcaggacaaagacaacttcCAGGAGACCATGGAGGCCATGCACATCATGAGCTTTGGCCATGAGGAGATTCTGG CCATGCTGAAAGTGGTGTCCTCAGTGCTTCAGTTTGGTAACATTAACTTTAAGAAGGAGAGGAACTCTGACCAAGCCTCTATGCCTGATAATACTG CTGCTCAGAAGCTGTGTCATCTGCTGGGTATGAATGTAATGGAGTTTACCAGAGCCATCCTGTCCCCGAGGATCAAAGTGGGAAGAGACTACGTGCAGAAAGCACAGACTAAAGAGCAG gCTGACTTTGCAGTCGAGGCGTTGGCTAAAGCGACATATGAGCGTCTGTTCCGCTGGTTGGTCCATCGCATTAACAAAGCTCTGGACAGAACCAAACGGCAGGGTGCCTCCTTCATCGGCATCCTGGACATTGCGGGTTTTGAGATTTTCCAG TTGAACTCATTTGAGCAGCTGTGTATTAACTACACCAAtgagaagctgcagcagctcttcAACCACACCATGTTCATCCTGGAGCAGGAGGAGTACCAGAGGGAGGGCATCGAGTGGAGTTTCATCGACTTCGGTCTTGACCTGCAGCCCTGCATCGACCTCATTGAGAGGCCG GCAAACCCTCCCGGGGTGTTGGCTCTTCTGGATGAAGAGTGCTGGTTCCCCAAGGCCACAGACAAAACCTTTGTAGACAAGCTGATCCAAGAGCAGGGCACACACCCCAAGTTCCAGAGGCCCCGCCAGCTCAAAGACAAGGCCGACTTCTGCATCATCCACTATGCCGGCAGG GTTGACTACAAGGCAGATGAGTGGCTGATGAAGAACATGGACCCCCTGAATGACAATGTGGCCACACTTCTACACCAGTCAACTGACAAGTTTGTGGCTGAACTTTGGAAAGATG TGGACCGTATCGTGGGCCTGGACCAGGTGGCAGGGATGAACGAGACAGCCTTTGGTGCcacctacaaaacaaaaaagggcaTGTTTCGTACAGTGGGACAGCTCTACAAGGAGTCACTCACCAAGCTCATGGCCACACTGAGGAACACCAACCCCAACTTTGTGCGCTGCATCATCCCCAACCACGAGAAAAGA GCTGGTAAACTGGAGCCTCACCTGGTCCTGGACCAGCTGAGGTGTAATGGAGTCCTAGAGGGGATTCGCATCTGCAGACAGGGTTTCCCCAACCGCATCGTCTTCCAGGAATTCAGACAGAG ATATGAGATCCTGACACCTAACGCTATCCCCAAAGGATTCATGGATGGGAAACAAGCCTGTGAGAGAATG ATCCGAGCCCTGGAGCTGGACCCCAACCTGTTTCGTATCGGTCAGAGTAAGATCTTTTTCAGAACCGGGGTTCTGGCTcacctggaggaggagagagatctGAAGATCACTGACATCATCATCTACTTCCAGTCTGTTTGCCGTGGATACTTGGCACGCAA GGCCTTTGctaagaagcagcagcagctgagtgCTCTGAAGGTCCTCCAGAGGAACTGCGCTGCTTACCTGAAGCTGCGACACTGGCAGTGGTGGCGGCTCTTCACCAAG gtgaaGCCTCTGCTGCAGGTCaccaggcaggaggaggagctgcaaGCCAAAGATGAGGAGCTGGTGAAGGTCAAGGAGAGACAGCTCAAGGTGGAGAATGAGCTCgtggagatggagaggaaaCACCAACAG CTCGTAGAGGAGAAGAATATTCTAGCAGAACAACTCCACGCAGAGACGGAGCTGTTTGCCGAGGCCGAGGAGATGAGAGTTCGCCTGCTCTCCAGGAagcaggagctggaggagatcCTTCATGACCTGGAGTcgagggtggaggaggaggaggagaggaaccAGAGCCTGCAGAACgagaagaagaagatgcagTCACACATCCAG gacCTGGAGGAGCAGCTCGATGAGGAGGAAGCTGCAAGACAGAAGCTGCAGCTGGATAAAGTGACAGCCGAGGCGAAGATCAAGAAAATGGAGGAGGACATTCTCCTGCTGGAGGACCAAAACTCCAAGTTCCTTAAG GAGAAAAAGCTTTTGGAGGACAGGATCGGTGAGATGACCTCCCAGCtgacagaagaggaggagaaagcaaAGAACCTCGGCAAGGTCAAGAACAAGCAGGAGCTGATGATGGTTGACCTGGAAG AGCGATtaaagaaggaggagaaaacGCGGCAGGAGCTGGAGAAGGctaaacgcaaactggatgCTGAGACGACTGACCTGCAGGACCAGATTGTTGAGCTCCAGGCCCAAATAGAGGAGCTGAAGATCCAACTGAgcaagaaggaggaggagctgcaggcTGCTCTGGCCAG GAGTGATGAGGAGACCGTCCAGAAGAACAACGCCTTGAAGCAGATTCGGGAGCTGCAGGCCCATCTGGCTGAGCTTCAGGAGGACCTGGAGTCAGAGAAGATGTGTCGAAGTAAAGCTGAGAAATTAAAGAGGGATCTGAGTGAGGAGCTTGAGGCCCTGAAGACAGAGCTCGAGGACACTTTGGATACCACCGCAGCCCAGCAGGAGCTCCG GTCCAAGCGAGAGCAAGAGGTGGCAGAGCTGAAGAAGGCCATCGATGAGGAGACCAAAAACCATGAGGCTCAGATCCAGGATATGAGACAGAGGCACGCCACAGCGCTGGAAGAGCTAGCCGAACAGCTGGAACAGGCCAAGAGG TTCAAGGCCAACCTGGAGAAGAACAAGCAGAGTCTGGAGAGCGACAACAAAGAGCTGGCCTGTGATGTGAAGAGCCTGCAGCAGGCGAAGACAGAGTCTGAACATAAGAGGAAGAAACTGGAGGGCCAGCTGCAGGAGTTTATGTCCAGGGTCACTGAGGTAGACAGGGTCAAGGGAGAGCTGGCCGAACGCTCACTCAAACTACAG ACGGAGCTGGACAATGCATCTGCTTTgctggaggaggcagagaagaagagcctGAAACTGGCCAAGGAAGTCGACAAACTGAACAGCAAACTGCAGGACTCAGAG GAGCTGCGCCAGGAGGAGACGCGTCAAAAGCTGAACCTGAGCAGCCAAATCCGCCAGCTGGAGATGGAGAAGAACACCTTgctggagcagcaggaggaggaagaagaggcaCGACGCAACCTGGAGAAACAGCTGCAGACGGTGCACTCTCAG CTCTTTGAGACAAAGAAGAAGCTTGAGGAGGACATGGGCTCAATGGAGGGCCTGGAGGAGGTGAAGAGAAAACTCCAGAAGGACGTAGAGCTGACCAACCAGCGTCTGGAAGAGAAGACAATGGCCATGGACAAAATGGAGAAGACCAAGAACCGGCTGCAGCAGGAGCTGGACGACCTGATGGTTGACCTGGACCACCAGAGACAGATCGTCTCcaacctggaaaaaaaacaaaagaagtttGACCAG CTGCTGGCTGAAGAGAAGACCATCTCAGCTCGTTATGCTGAGGAGCGTGACCGTGCAGAGGCTGAGGCCAGAGAGAAGGACACCAAGGCTCTGTCTATGGCCAGAGCTCTGGAAGAGGCCTTGGAGGCCAAAGAAGAACTGGAGAGGTTTAACAAGCAGCTCCGTGCTGAGATGGAGGACCTGATGAGCTCCAAGGATGACGTGGGGAAGAAC GTCCATGAGCTGGAGAAGTCCAAGCGAACACTGGAGCAGCAGGTGGAGGAGATGAGAACtcagctggaggagctggaggacgaACTGCAGGCCACAGAGGACGCCAAACTGCGTCTGGAGGTCAACATGCAGGCCATGAAGGCTCAGTTTGACCGAGACCTGCAGGCCAGAGACGAGcagggagaggagaaaaagagggcGCTTGTCAAACAG GTGCGTGAGATGGAGGCAGAGCTGGAAGACGAGAGGAAGCAGAGAACTCTGGCCGTTGCTGCCAAGAAGAAGCTGGAGATGGACCTGAACGAGCTGGAGGGACAGATTGAAGCCGCAAACAAAGGCAGGGACGAGGCTGTCAAACAACTCAGAAAACTCCAG GCTCAGATGAAGGACTATCAGAGGGAGCTGGAAGAGGCCAGAGCCTCCAGGGATGAGATCTTCACCCAGTCCAAGGAGAACGAGAAGAAACTCAAGAGCCTAGAGGCTGAAATCCTGCAGCTACAGGAG GACCACGCAGCATCAGAGAGGGCCCGTCGACATGCTGAACAGGAGAGGGACGAGCTGGCTGATGAGATCTCCAACAGTGCTTCTGGAAA GTCGTCGCTGCTGGAAGAAAAGAGGAGGCTGGAGGCTCGTATTgcccagctggaggaggagctggaggaggagcagggcaACATGGAGCTGCTCAATGACCGTTTCAGAAAGACCAACATCCAG GTTGAAAACCTGAACACAGAGTTGGCCGGAGAACGCAGCACTGCACAAAAGAGTGAGAATGCTCGGCAACAGATGGAGCGGCAGAACAAG GACTTGAAAGCCAAGCTGGCAGAGCTGGAGGGGACGGTCAAGTCAAAGTTTAAGGCATCCATCACTGCCCTGGAGGCCAAGATCCTGCAGCTGGAGGAGCAGCTGGAGCAGGAAGGAAA ggagagagcagcagccaacaaGATCGTCCGTCGCACAGAGAAGAAACTGAAGGAGGTGATGATGCAGGTGGAGGACGAGCGTCGTCACGCCGACCAGTATAAGGAGCAG ATGGAGAAAGCCAACTCTCGTATGAAGCAGCTGAAGCGTCagctggaggaggcagaggaggaggccaCCAGGGCCAACGCCACCCGACGGAAGCTGCAGAGGGAGCTAGATGACGCCACAGAGGCCAGTGAGGGTCTCACCCGGGAGGTCAACTCACTCAAGAACCGCCTCAG GCGCGGTGGTCCAGTCAGCAGCTTCTCCTCCAGCCGCTCAGGCCGACGCAACCTCAATCTGGACGGTGCTTCTGTCGACATGTCAGACGATGACGCCGACAGCCGTGCCGGTGACTTCAACGAGACACAAACCGCTAACGCCGAGTAA